A single region of the Brachypodium distachyon strain Bd21 chromosome 3, Brachypodium_distachyon_v3.0, whole genome shotgun sequence genome encodes:
- the LOC100828717 gene encoding uncharacterized protein At4g06744 translates to MAISTVTQCLLLLLYYSYVPPIVADPSPRPELPHKTSQELPYNAELRSFPNDRLYRAYHVIQRFKSTITADPKNTTATWTGYDICGNTTYLGFFCLTPTGRAEDLTVAGIIWNGYGLRAPTLQGFIDKLPDLAFFHSASNYFTGDVPHLDSLPYLYNLDVDKEDIPVHPNSANFYTDSTIHGGGRCINGDIHLRINVTLDPHMKRWGWGMIPAGATSARALLLNYNDLSGALPANIGFSKLSYFALANNKLTGPIPSSIGQAKDTLFELLLLNNQLSGCLPHELGMLTKTTVIDAGKNQLTGPIPPSFSCLSSVEQLNLGENRLYGQVPDALCKLGRLANLTLAGNYFSSVGPACSALIKEGVLDVKRNCIPGLANQRAPAECTSFMSQPKASCPAASAPVSCPAEAAADAKKMAPEGRAAAKDYASYVTYATLHE, encoded by the coding sequence ATGGCAATATCTACTGTCACGCAATGCCTCCTATTGCTGCTTTACTACTCCTACGTACCACCGATAGTAGCAGATCCCTCTCCTCGCCCAGAACTACCTCACAAGACGAGCCAAGAATTGCCATACAATGCGGAGCTACGCAGCTTCCCAAATGATCGTCTGTATCGCGCCTACCACGTAATCCAGCGTTTCAAAAGCACCATTACCGCTGATCCCAAGAACACCACCGCCACTTGGACTGGATATGACATCTGCGGCAATACGACCTACCTCGGCTTCTTCTGCTTGACACCTACGGGGAGAGCTGAGGATCTTACAGTCGCTGGGATCATTTGGAACGGCTATGGTCTGCGTGCGCCCACGCTGCAAGGCTTCATCGATAAGCTCCCAGATCTTGCATTTTTTCATTCTGCCTCTAACTACTTTACCGGCGATGTACCCCATCTCGACAGCCTCCCGTACTTGTACAATCTCGATGTCGATAAGGAGGACATCCCAGTTCATCCTAACAGTGCTAATTTCTATACTGACTCTACTATTCACGGTGGTGGTAGATGTATTAATGGCGATATTCATTTAAGAATAAACGTCACCTTGGACCCTCATATGAAGCGATGGGGCTGGGGCATGATTCCGGCCGGTGCCACCAGTGCTAGGGCTCTCCTTCTCAACTACAACGACCTGTCAGGCGCACTTCCGGCGAACATTGGCTTCTCCAAATTGAGCTACTTCGCCCTCGCCAACAACAAGCTCACCGGCCCAATCCCGTCATCAATCGGGCAAGCAAAAGACACCCTCttcgagctcctcctcctcaacaaCCAGCTCTCCGGCTGCCTCCCACACGAGCTGGGCATGCTCACCAAAACCACGGTCATCGACGCCGGGAAGAACCAGCTCACGGGCCCGATCCCGCCATCCTTCTCCTGCCTCAGCAGCGTCGAGCAGCTCAATCTGGGCGAGAACCGCCTCTACGGCCAGGTCCCCGACGCGCTCTGCAAGCTCGGCCGCCTCGCCAACCTCACGCTGGCGGGCAACTACTTCTCCTCGGTCGGGCCGGCGTGCTCGGCGCTGATCAAGGAAGGCGTGCTGGACGTAAAGAGGAACTGCATCCCCGGCCTCGCCAACCAGAGGGCGCCCGCGGAGTGCACCTCGTTCATGAGCCAGCCCAAGGCGTCCTGCCCTGCCGCGAGCGCTCCCGTGTCCTGCCCTGCCGAAGCTGCCGCGGACGCCAAGAAGATGGCGCCGGAGGGGAGGGCGGCCGCCAAGGACTACGCAAGCTACGTGACGTACGCCACTCTCCATGAGTGA
- the LOC100838495 gene encoding uncharacterized protein LOC100838495 isoform X3, whose translation MLLAKETSKEVESKSNPRSVVARLMGLEEDFPAKEPVLHHAKRDFRRSKSSNRLKETKKALQQHDSIQSVMKVIHPSCETIECNGVYEGCEEKARMSLFQDQSSQRGRYSENRSGTMNIVPEKFREGKCLATEENLLHSGGLQESLEVVSSEKDLFLRFRDERNFILQRRMSGLHTTPASPQTKRITVLKPMRSVECNGGRQSRTERAIGQNGLEMRKFDERPSSKEGIPSQPSRIVLLRPTPGKPSMTKAKLTPKAIPFRQIEWNDFNGVLDDSGVTLGSRHRQYGFHQRDESLLSSRYSNGYGGDESSFTDSEIDCNEDSGVDYIEEDDGSFSDSDEDSAVLKYSWDHTRRYGSPCPGSSFSKISHFPESLVIKEAKQRLSERWAMVTCDEISEEQVQLPRRTRTLGEMLSLQEVKKEDSITGVHSVSSSRSCGTENELTTTAMYVATCRKLPRSKSVLAISKTSDNMVEKVQVPNTESCKPTAQVSNKGKPSSKGRVSDFFFPKRKPIRHKSTHHPSDCFDDIVEACFSDSQSDANHNVENNEEQVLCEEKIDISAIKKSISTSEGTASVDVPISLVCPSRELDILGLNEGLNSTRDQPSPTSVLDAPSEDSSCNEPESSGSTTSKNAKAVSRSSVIEAVACSLPWDDASSESPSVGIPRLPCLPSDIDDDESECHVLVQNIMSSAGLDDTHSSMVFTGWHLPDCPVDPVLCNKLLALREQRSCQRLLFDCVNVALVEIGENALLSAFSWSKAHTRTWRYISSPALGVEVWSILKDWIYGTRMFVVSKRDSTGIMMDRIVKQEVEGSSWVKMMMSQVVDITEQIEEGVLEELVGEALQDFVTCFQQ comes from the exons ATGCTATTAGCAAAAGAGACGAGTAAAGAAGTGGAGTCAAAGAGCAACCCTCGAAGTGTTGTTGCCAGATTAATGGGCCTTGAGGAGGATTTTCCTGCCAAAGAACCAGTTTTACACCATGCTAAAAGAGATTTTAGGAGAAGTAAATCATCTAACCGCTTAAAAGAGACAAAGAAGGCCTTACAGCAGCACGATTCCATACAGTCGGTGATGAAAGTTATCCACCCATCATGTGAAACAATTGAATGTAATGGTGTATATGAAGGATGTGAAGAGAAAGCAAGAATGAGCCTTTTTCAGGATCAATCTTCACAGAGAGGAAGGTATTCTGAGAACAGGAGTGGCACAATGAATATTGTCCCAGAGAAGTTCAGGGAAGGAAAATGCCTTGCCACTGAAGAGAATCTCCTTCATTCTGGGGGTTTACAAGAATCTCTTGAGGTTGTAAGTTCAGAGAAAGATTTATTTCTGAGATTTCGTGATGAACGTAACTTCATTTTGCAAAGACGGATGAGCGGGCTTCACACAACTCCAGCATCACCTCAGACAAAACGCATTACAGTATTGAAACCAATGAGATCTGTTGAGTGTAATGGTGGAAGACAATCCAGAACAGAACGAGCTATTGGGCAAAATGGACTGGAGATGAGAAAGTTTGATGAGAGGCCTAGTTCAAAGGAAGGGATCCCTTCACAACCAAGTAGAATAGTACTCTTGAGGCCTACCCCAGGGAAGCCTAGTATGACAAAGGCAAAGCTAACCCCCAAGGCAATCCCATTTCGGCAAATTGAATGGAACGACTTCAACGGAGTATTAGATGATAGTGGAGTAACCCTGGGTTCTCGGCACAGGCAATATGGCTTCCATCAGCGAGACGAGTCTTTATTGTCTTCCAGATACTCAAATGGATATGGTGGAGATGAAAGCTCATTCACTGATTCAGAAATTGATTGCAATGAAGATTCTGGAGTCGATTAtattgaagaagatgatggtaGCTTCAGTGACTCGGATGAAGATAGTGCTGTATTGAAGTATTCGTGGGATCACACCAGAAGATATGGTAGTCCCTGCCCGGGCTCATCTTTTAGCAAGATCTCACATTTTCCTGAGTCATTGGTTATTAAAGAAGCTAAGCAACGGCTTTCAGAGCGATGGGCAATGGTAACTTGTGATGAAATCAGTGAAGAGCAAGTGCAATTGCCAAGGAGAACTCGCACCTTAGGTGAGATGCTCTCCCTTCAAGAAGTGAAGAAAGAAGATTCCATTACTGGGGTACATTCTGTTTCTAGCAGTCGATCGTGTGGTACAGAAAATGAACTGACTACGACAGCTATGTATGTAGCCACTTGCAGAAAGTTGCCAAGATCAAAGTCTGTTTTGGCTATTTCAAAAACGTCTGACAACATGGTGGAGAAAGTGCAAGTTCCAAATACTGAGAGCTGCAAGCCAACAGCACAAGTATCAAATAAAGGAAAACCATCTTCCAAGGGGAGAGTTTCAGATTTCTTCTTTCCTAAAAGAAAGCCAATAAGGCATAAATCCACCCATCATCCATCTGACTGCTTCGATGACATAGTTGAAGCTTGTTTCAGCGATAGTCAATCAGATGCCAATCATAATGTAGAAAATAATGAAGAACAGGTACTTTGTGAAGAGAAAATTGATATTTCTGCCATAAAAAAATCTATCAGCACTTCAGAG GGAACTGCTTCAGTTGATGTGCCTATATCATTGGTTTGTCCAAGCAGAGAACTGGATATTCTCGGACTAAACGAAGGCCTAAATAGCACTCGAGATCAGCCCAGCCCTACCTCAGTTCTTGATGCACCCTCTGAAGATAGCAGTTGTAATGAACCTGAATCATCTGGCAGCACTACTTCGAAGAATGCCA AAGCTGTCTCAAGATCCTCAGTAATTGAGGCTGTTGCATGTTCCTTGCCATGGGATGATGCCAGCTCAGAATCGCCCTCAGTTGGTATCCCAAGGTTGCCTTGCCTCCCCTCCGATATAGATGATGATGAATCAGAATGCCATGTTCTTGTGCAAAACATAATGTCATCTGCTGGATTAGACGACACACACTCAAGCATGGTTTTTACTGGTTGGCATTTACCTGACTGCCCTGTTGACCCAGTTCTGTGTAACAAACTTCTGGCATTGCGGGAGCAAAGGTCATGTCAAAGACTTCTTTTTGACTGTGTCAATGTTGCTCTAGTTGAGATCGGCGAGAACGCCCTACTAAGTGCGTTCTCATGGAGCAAAGCACACACTAGAACATGGAGGTACATCTCATCTCCTGCTCTTGGGGTAGAAGTCTGGAGTATTCTGAAAGACTGGATTTATGGGACACGGATGTTCGTGGTGAGCAAGAGAGATAGCACTGGGATCATGATGGATAGAATTGTGAAGCAGGAGGTTGAAGGAAGTAGCTGGGTGAAAATGATGATGTCTCAGGTGGTTGATATCACAGAACAGATTGAGGAGGGAGTACTGGAGGAGCTGGTGGGAGAAGCTCTTCAGGATTTCGTTACTTGCTTTCAACAATGA
- the LOC100838495 gene encoding uncharacterized protein LOC100838495 isoform X2 — translation MGQTHTDVQRITSELKRTIDSDKVHLEGQIAAGGNFSSTKSNTTSLKMLLAKETSKEVESKSNPRSVVARLMGLEEDFPAKEPVLHHAKRDFRRSKSSNRLKETKKALQQHDSIQSVMKVIHPSCETIECNGVYEGCEEKARMSLFQDQSSQRGRYSENRSGTMNIVPEKFREGKCLATEENLLHSGGLQESLEVVSSEKDLFLRFRDERNFILQRRMSGLHTTPASPQTKRITVLKPMRSVECNGGRQSRTERAIGQNGLEMRKFDERPSSKEGIPSQPSRIVLLRPTPGKPSMTKAKLTPKAIPFRQIEWNDFNGVLDDSGVTLGSRHRQYGFHQRDESLLSSRYSNGYGGDESSFTDSEIDCNEDSGVDYIEEDDGSFSDSDEDSAVLKYSWDHTRRYGSPCPGSSFSKISHFPESLVIKEAKQRLSERWAMVTCDEISEEQVQLPRRTRTLGEMLSLQEVKKEDSITGVHSVSSSRSCGTENELTTTAMYVATCRKLPRSKSVLAISKTSDNMVEKVQVPNTESCKPTAQVSNKGKPSSKGRVSDFFFPKRKPIRHKSTHHPSDCFDDIVEACFSDSQSDANHNVENNEEQVLCEEKIDISAIKKSISTSEGTASVDVPISLVCPSRELDILGLNEGLNSTRDQPSPTSVLDAPSEDSSCNEPESSGSTTSKNATVSRSSVIEAVACSLPWDDASSESPSVGIPRLPCLPSDIDDDESECHVLVQNIMSSAGLDDTHSSMVFTGWHLPDCPVDPVLCNKLLALREQRSCQRLLFDCVNVALVEIGENALLSAFSWSKAHTRTWRYISSPALGVEVWSILKDWIYGTRMFVVSKRDSTGIMMDRIVKQEVEGSSWVKMMMSQVVDITEQIEEGVLEELVGEALQDFVTCFQQ, via the exons ATGGGCCAAACTCATACAGATG TTCAAAGAATCACGTCAGAATTGAAGAGAACTATTGATTCTGATAAAGTTCATCTGGAGGGACAAATT GCAGCTGGAGGTAATTTTTCAAGCACAAAATCAAATACAACCTCATTAAAAATGCTATTAGCAAAAGAGACGAGTAAAGAAGTGGAGTCAAAGAGCAACCCTCGAAGTGTTGTTGCCAGATTAATGGGCCTTGAGGAGGATTTTCCTGCCAAAGAACCAGTTTTACACCATGCTAAAAGAGATTTTAGGAGAAGTAAATCATCTAACCGCTTAAAAGAGACAAAGAAGGCCTTACAGCAGCACGATTCCATACAGTCGGTGATGAAAGTTATCCACCCATCATGTGAAACAATTGAATGTAATGGTGTATATGAAGGATGTGAAGAGAAAGCAAGAATGAGCCTTTTTCAGGATCAATCTTCACAGAGAGGAAGGTATTCTGAGAACAGGAGTGGCACAATGAATATTGTCCCAGAGAAGTTCAGGGAAGGAAAATGCCTTGCCACTGAAGAGAATCTCCTTCATTCTGGGGGTTTACAAGAATCTCTTGAGGTTGTAAGTTCAGAGAAAGATTTATTTCTGAGATTTCGTGATGAACGTAACTTCATTTTGCAAAGACGGATGAGCGGGCTTCACACAACTCCAGCATCACCTCAGACAAAACGCATTACAGTATTGAAACCAATGAGATCTGTTGAGTGTAATGGTGGAAGACAATCCAGAACAGAACGAGCTATTGGGCAAAATGGACTGGAGATGAGAAAGTTTGATGAGAGGCCTAGTTCAAAGGAAGGGATCCCTTCACAACCAAGTAGAATAGTACTCTTGAGGCCTACCCCAGGGAAGCCTAGTATGACAAAGGCAAAGCTAACCCCCAAGGCAATCCCATTTCGGCAAATTGAATGGAACGACTTCAACGGAGTATTAGATGATAGTGGAGTAACCCTGGGTTCTCGGCACAGGCAATATGGCTTCCATCAGCGAGACGAGTCTTTATTGTCTTCCAGATACTCAAATGGATATGGTGGAGATGAAAGCTCATTCACTGATTCAGAAATTGATTGCAATGAAGATTCTGGAGTCGATTAtattgaagaagatgatggtaGCTTCAGTGACTCGGATGAAGATAGTGCTGTATTGAAGTATTCGTGGGATCACACCAGAAGATATGGTAGTCCCTGCCCGGGCTCATCTTTTAGCAAGATCTCACATTTTCCTGAGTCATTGGTTATTAAAGAAGCTAAGCAACGGCTTTCAGAGCGATGGGCAATGGTAACTTGTGATGAAATCAGTGAAGAGCAAGTGCAATTGCCAAGGAGAACTCGCACCTTAGGTGAGATGCTCTCCCTTCAAGAAGTGAAGAAAGAAGATTCCATTACTGGGGTACATTCTGTTTCTAGCAGTCGATCGTGTGGTACAGAAAATGAACTGACTACGACAGCTATGTATGTAGCCACTTGCAGAAAGTTGCCAAGATCAAAGTCTGTTTTGGCTATTTCAAAAACGTCTGACAACATGGTGGAGAAAGTGCAAGTTCCAAATACTGAGAGCTGCAAGCCAACAGCACAAGTATCAAATAAAGGAAAACCATCTTCCAAGGGGAGAGTTTCAGATTTCTTCTTTCCTAAAAGAAAGCCAATAAGGCATAAATCCACCCATCATCCATCTGACTGCTTCGATGACATAGTTGAAGCTTGTTTCAGCGATAGTCAATCAGATGCCAATCATAATGTAGAAAATAATGAAGAACAGGTACTTTGTGAAGAGAAAATTGATATTTCTGCCATAAAAAAATCTATCAGCACTTCAGAG GGAACTGCTTCAGTTGATGTGCCTATATCATTGGTTTGTCCAAGCAGAGAACTGGATATTCTCGGACTAAACGAAGGCCTAAATAGCACTCGAGATCAGCCCAGCCCTACCTCAGTTCTTGATGCACCCTCTGAAGATAGCAGTTGTAATGAACCTGAATCATCTGGCAGCACTACTTCGAAGAATGCCA CTGTCTCAAGATCCTCAGTAATTGAGGCTGTTGCATGTTCCTTGCCATGGGATGATGCCAGCTCAGAATCGCCCTCAGTTGGTATCCCAAGGTTGCCTTGCCTCCCCTCCGATATAGATGATGATGAATCAGAATGCCATGTTCTTGTGCAAAACATAATGTCATCTGCTGGATTAGACGACACACACTCAAGCATGGTTTTTACTGGTTGGCATTTACCTGACTGCCCTGTTGACCCAGTTCTGTGTAACAAACTTCTGGCATTGCGGGAGCAAAGGTCATGTCAAAGACTTCTTTTTGACTGTGTCAATGTTGCTCTAGTTGAGATCGGCGAGAACGCCCTACTAAGTGCGTTCTCATGGAGCAAAGCACACACTAGAACATGGAGGTACATCTCATCTCCTGCTCTTGGGGTAGAAGTCTGGAGTATTCTGAAAGACTGGATTTATGGGACACGGATGTTCGTGGTGAGCAAGAGAGATAGCACTGGGATCATGATGGATAGAATTGTGAAGCAGGAGGTTGAAGGAAGTAGCTGGGTGAAAATGATGATGTCTCAGGTGGTTGATATCACAGAACAGATTGAGGAGGGAGTACTGGAGGAGCTGGTGGGAGAAGCTCTTCAGGATTTCGTTACTTGCTTTCAACAATGA
- the LOC100838495 gene encoding uncharacterized protein LOC100838495 isoform X1, translating to MGQTHTDVQRITSELKRTIDSDKVHLEGQIAAGGNFSSTKSNTTSLKMLLAKETSKEVESKSNPRSVVARLMGLEEDFPAKEPVLHHAKRDFRRSKSSNRLKETKKALQQHDSIQSVMKVIHPSCETIECNGVYEGCEEKARMSLFQDQSSQRGRYSENRSGTMNIVPEKFREGKCLATEENLLHSGGLQESLEVVSSEKDLFLRFRDERNFILQRRMSGLHTTPASPQTKRITVLKPMRSVECNGGRQSRTERAIGQNGLEMRKFDERPSSKEGIPSQPSRIVLLRPTPGKPSMTKAKLTPKAIPFRQIEWNDFNGVLDDSGVTLGSRHRQYGFHQRDESLLSSRYSNGYGGDESSFTDSEIDCNEDSGVDYIEEDDGSFSDSDEDSAVLKYSWDHTRRYGSPCPGSSFSKISHFPESLVIKEAKQRLSERWAMVTCDEISEEQVQLPRRTRTLGEMLSLQEVKKEDSITGVHSVSSSRSCGTENELTTTAMYVATCRKLPRSKSVLAISKTSDNMVEKVQVPNTESCKPTAQVSNKGKPSSKGRVSDFFFPKRKPIRHKSTHHPSDCFDDIVEACFSDSQSDANHNVENNEEQVLCEEKIDISAIKKSISTSEGTASVDVPISLVCPSRELDILGLNEGLNSTRDQPSPTSVLDAPSEDSSCNEPESSGSTTSKNAKAVSRSSVIEAVACSLPWDDASSESPSVGIPRLPCLPSDIDDDESECHVLVQNIMSSAGLDDTHSSMVFTGWHLPDCPVDPVLCNKLLALREQRSCQRLLFDCVNVALVEIGENALLSAFSWSKAHTRTWRYISSPALGVEVWSILKDWIYGTRMFVVSKRDSTGIMMDRIVKQEVEGSSWVKMMMSQVVDITEQIEEGVLEELVGEALQDFVTCFQQ from the exons ATGGGCCAAACTCATACAGATG TTCAAAGAATCACGTCAGAATTGAAGAGAACTATTGATTCTGATAAAGTTCATCTGGAGGGACAAATT GCAGCTGGAGGTAATTTTTCAAGCACAAAATCAAATACAACCTCATTAAAAATGCTATTAGCAAAAGAGACGAGTAAAGAAGTGGAGTCAAAGAGCAACCCTCGAAGTGTTGTTGCCAGATTAATGGGCCTTGAGGAGGATTTTCCTGCCAAAGAACCAGTTTTACACCATGCTAAAAGAGATTTTAGGAGAAGTAAATCATCTAACCGCTTAAAAGAGACAAAGAAGGCCTTACAGCAGCACGATTCCATACAGTCGGTGATGAAAGTTATCCACCCATCATGTGAAACAATTGAATGTAATGGTGTATATGAAGGATGTGAAGAGAAAGCAAGAATGAGCCTTTTTCAGGATCAATCTTCACAGAGAGGAAGGTATTCTGAGAACAGGAGTGGCACAATGAATATTGTCCCAGAGAAGTTCAGGGAAGGAAAATGCCTTGCCACTGAAGAGAATCTCCTTCATTCTGGGGGTTTACAAGAATCTCTTGAGGTTGTAAGTTCAGAGAAAGATTTATTTCTGAGATTTCGTGATGAACGTAACTTCATTTTGCAAAGACGGATGAGCGGGCTTCACACAACTCCAGCATCACCTCAGACAAAACGCATTACAGTATTGAAACCAATGAGATCTGTTGAGTGTAATGGTGGAAGACAATCCAGAACAGAACGAGCTATTGGGCAAAATGGACTGGAGATGAGAAAGTTTGATGAGAGGCCTAGTTCAAAGGAAGGGATCCCTTCACAACCAAGTAGAATAGTACTCTTGAGGCCTACCCCAGGGAAGCCTAGTATGACAAAGGCAAAGCTAACCCCCAAGGCAATCCCATTTCGGCAAATTGAATGGAACGACTTCAACGGAGTATTAGATGATAGTGGAGTAACCCTGGGTTCTCGGCACAGGCAATATGGCTTCCATCAGCGAGACGAGTCTTTATTGTCTTCCAGATACTCAAATGGATATGGTGGAGATGAAAGCTCATTCACTGATTCAGAAATTGATTGCAATGAAGATTCTGGAGTCGATTAtattgaagaagatgatggtaGCTTCAGTGACTCGGATGAAGATAGTGCTGTATTGAAGTATTCGTGGGATCACACCAGAAGATATGGTAGTCCCTGCCCGGGCTCATCTTTTAGCAAGATCTCACATTTTCCTGAGTCATTGGTTATTAAAGAAGCTAAGCAACGGCTTTCAGAGCGATGGGCAATGGTAACTTGTGATGAAATCAGTGAAGAGCAAGTGCAATTGCCAAGGAGAACTCGCACCTTAGGTGAGATGCTCTCCCTTCAAGAAGTGAAGAAAGAAGATTCCATTACTGGGGTACATTCTGTTTCTAGCAGTCGATCGTGTGGTACAGAAAATGAACTGACTACGACAGCTATGTATGTAGCCACTTGCAGAAAGTTGCCAAGATCAAAGTCTGTTTTGGCTATTTCAAAAACGTCTGACAACATGGTGGAGAAAGTGCAAGTTCCAAATACTGAGAGCTGCAAGCCAACAGCACAAGTATCAAATAAAGGAAAACCATCTTCCAAGGGGAGAGTTTCAGATTTCTTCTTTCCTAAAAGAAAGCCAATAAGGCATAAATCCACCCATCATCCATCTGACTGCTTCGATGACATAGTTGAAGCTTGTTTCAGCGATAGTCAATCAGATGCCAATCATAATGTAGAAAATAATGAAGAACAGGTACTTTGTGAAGAGAAAATTGATATTTCTGCCATAAAAAAATCTATCAGCACTTCAGAG GGAACTGCTTCAGTTGATGTGCCTATATCATTGGTTTGTCCAAGCAGAGAACTGGATATTCTCGGACTAAACGAAGGCCTAAATAGCACTCGAGATCAGCCCAGCCCTACCTCAGTTCTTGATGCACCCTCTGAAGATAGCAGTTGTAATGAACCTGAATCATCTGGCAGCACTACTTCGAAGAATGCCA AAGCTGTCTCAAGATCCTCAGTAATTGAGGCTGTTGCATGTTCCTTGCCATGGGATGATGCCAGCTCAGAATCGCCCTCAGTTGGTATCCCAAGGTTGCCTTGCCTCCCCTCCGATATAGATGATGATGAATCAGAATGCCATGTTCTTGTGCAAAACATAATGTCATCTGCTGGATTAGACGACACACACTCAAGCATGGTTTTTACTGGTTGGCATTTACCTGACTGCCCTGTTGACCCAGTTCTGTGTAACAAACTTCTGGCATTGCGGGAGCAAAGGTCATGTCAAAGACTTCTTTTTGACTGTGTCAATGTTGCTCTAGTTGAGATCGGCGAGAACGCCCTACTAAGTGCGTTCTCATGGAGCAAAGCACACACTAGAACATGGAGGTACATCTCATCTCCTGCTCTTGGGGTAGAAGTCTGGAGTATTCTGAAAGACTGGATTTATGGGACACGGATGTTCGTGGTGAGCAAGAGAGATAGCACTGGGATCATGATGGATAGAATTGTGAAGCAGGAGGTTGAAGGAAGTAGCTGGGTGAAAATGATGATGTCTCAGGTGGTTGATATCACAGAACAGATTGAGGAGGGAGTACTGGAGGAGCTGGTGGGAGAAGCTCTTCAGGATTTCGTTACTTGCTTTCAACAATGA